AGTTCCAGATCCACACATAGGATCGACAACATTAGTTGTTCCTTTGTATCCCGCAATTCTTAAAAGACCTGCTGCTAAGTGCTCTCTCAAAGGCGCCATAACTGTAGTTTCTCGGTAACCTCTTAATGACAAACTATCGCCAGAAGTATCCAGAGCGACATCCACTCTGTCATCCACCACTCTGATGTTGATAATCAAATGTGGATTGTCTTTATCTACGCTTGGTCTTTCACCAAATTGATCACGGAATCTATCTGCGATGGCATCTTTTGCTTTCATCGCGACGTAACGTTGATCGGTAAAATTTCTGCCCCAAACTGTGGAGTGAATCATGAAAGTTTGATCTTTAGTGATAAATTCTTCGAACGCTATATCGTAAACTTTTTTGTAAAGTTCTTCAGGGTCTTGGGCTCTGAATGAAGTGATTGTTAAGAGAATTCTCGTGGCTATGCGTGAACAGATATTTGCTTTCATGCAGTCTTGCATATCTCCTTCAAAGTAAACTCCTAAGAAAGATTTCTTTACATTTTTTAATCCGATTTCCTCTAGTTCAGAAACTAAAGCGTCCTCGAGCCCTTCCGACGTCATTGCATAAAACAGCATAGCCTAACTCACTTTCACCAGCACCGATTTGAATTTCAAAGAACCCCGTTTATGCCAAAGTCCAGCCAAAGAGTCCACACCAAAAGGCGCTTAGTCGCTTTTGGCGAC
This genomic window from Bdellovibrionota bacterium contains:
- a CDS encoding THUMP domain-containing protein, with the translated sequence MLFYAMTSEGLEDALVSELEEIGLKNVKKSFLGVYFEGDMQDCMKANICSRIATRILLTITSFRAQDPEELYKKVYDIAFEEFITKDQTFMIHSTVWGRNFTDQRYVAMKAKDAIADRFRDQFGERPSVDKDNPHLIINIRVVDDRVDVALDTSGDSLSLRGYRETTVMAPLREHLAAGLLRIAGYKGTTNVVDPMCGSGTFLIEAAMMALNQYPGLNKKKFQFQKLKSFNQNDWDELTQKYFDLEKQETDLQFFGYDIDNQATKAAKSNVHKAGLQDFIKIGRSGVDILTPPCETGILIVNPPYGERLGNDENLKDVYRDLGFSLKTNFKGWECWILSGHKELVQLLGLKSTLRIPVFNGPIDCRFLKYEIRA